Part of the Rhodothermia bacterium genome is shown below.
CTGCAACAAGGCGTTAACCTAAACCGAAAGGTTGACAAACTGGCTACCTTTGAGCTGGAAGCCTTGTTGGATACCGTTCAAGTGGTAGATTCGACAGAAAGAAATCGTGTATTACGTGGTCTTACCCAGCGAAACCGTCACCAAGTTTATCAGAAGGCCATCCAATCTGCACAACAAAAGGCTTCGATGATTTCGGTGGAGCAGAGTAATTTTAAGTTCCAGCGTCAAAGGATAGACGAGTATATTGTGGAGGTGTATAAAAAGCGGACAATGGCCTTGGCATGTTTGATTTTTGTGCTCGTCGGTGCGCCATTAGGACTGCTCATCCGTAGAGGTGGCCTTGGCATGGTTGCCGCGATTGCCGGTGTACTGTTTATGTTGTTCTGGTTTGGTATGGTAAATGGAGAAAAGTTGGCAGATCGTGGCTTTGTCCCTCCGATTATGATGTGGGCGAGTACGGCACTTATGGCTGCTGTGGCCTTTTTTCTAATCTTACGCCATCAGTACGGCCAAATCGGGATTCCTATACGCCGCTATTTACAACGTATCCCTTTGCCGAAAATGCCAAAACGAAAAAAAACACTTACTTCTTCATCCTAAAACCCGCATTTTCGTGCTTTATATCGTCCCTACTCCTATCGGAAATCTCGAAGATATTACTTTACGTGCCCTTAACGTCCTCCGTGATGCCGATGTAGTTGCCTGTGAAGACACCCGAACTTCCGGCGTGCTGCTACAACATTACAAGATCGAGACGCCTCGTACCAGTTTCCACGCTTTTAATGAGGCTGGAAAGGTAGATTTCCTCATCTCGCGTTTGCAACAAGGAGAAACAGTGGCTTTGATTTCGGATGCAGGTACGCCCGGAATTTCTGATCCGGGTTTTTCCTTAGTTCGTGCGGCAGTGCAGGCTGGCGTTTTGGTAGAAGTCTTGCCCGGCGCAACAGCCTTTGTTCCGGCGCTTGTTGTTTCTGGCTTACCGTGCGACCGCTTTGTTTTTGAGGGATTTTTGCCTGTTAAAAAAGGCCGCCAAACCCGCATGAAGGGACTTGCGGAGGAAGCGCGAACGATGGTGTTTTATGAATCGCCCCACCGTATTCTCAAAACCTTAGATGGCTTTGTTGCCTTGTTTGGCCCTGATCGTCCTGCATGTGTGGCCCGTGAACTGTCCAAAAAATTTGAAGAAGTGGTGCGTGGAACCTTGTCTTCCGTTCGGGCGCATTTTAACAATGATGCCAAAGTTCGGGGTGAATTTGTCCTCATCATTGGTGGCAAGCCCGCATAATCTTTAGGGGGCAGTTTTCATGTCATGAATCCAAGCCCGAATCAACTCCAAACCCTCCTGATCTACCATTTTCCGTCCAAGTTCCGGCATCATGATTCCGGGGTCGGTGCTTTTCATTCGATAAAACAAGATAGAAGACTCCGGCTTTCCGGGCAAGATCGAGAATTGAAGATTTCCAGCGCCTTTTCCCGCAGCAATTGGTGCTTTTAGAACCCCAATGCGCGCGGGATCGGTCTCGGAGGCAGAGAGGAAAAGCCCCGATGTACTGCCCGGCCCTTTTGGATTGTGGCAATGTGCGCAATTTCCCTCCAAATATGCACGTGCACGCTTTTCGAGTGGGAGAGACGTGTCGTTGTAGTCTGCTAATTTAGGTACCTCCGTTTGGGGTAAGCCCTCCAGCCAATCTGCATCACGCCAAGCGGCCAGTTGGTTCTTGCCATGGTGCATATTACGGTTTAGCTGTTGTGCCGAAGGGCCAATGGGCGTAATCTTCTGGGCGGACTCATGGCATCCTTTGCACTGATTCATGTTCGGAACCACATAGTTCAGATTTTGTATCGTCCCATCATGTTTGATCCAAGACAAATCTAGTCGTCCACCTGCAACCTCCAGGGTCGCGTCCGTTTGGGTCTCATTCCATATATACGGTAGGGCTTTCCAACCATTATCTTGGTGAATAAGCAACCGCGTTTCCAAAATACGTCTGTTTTCATTGGGCCTACGGAAGTCAGCTGGGTAATAGAAATGCTTGATTAAGACCGTCCCAATAGGGAAATCCATCGGCCCCGTATCCGTAAAATGGATTTTTGTATTTGTGGGCAAGAAGATAAACCGACTTTTATGCGCATAATCTGTAAAAAGCGGTGCATTTAGTTCATACGGAAATACACGTTCGGCAGGTTTAAAATCCGCCAAATTCCCTTCAAAAAAGCCATATTCCGAAAGTTTTATTTTTAAGGCACGGGTTTCAGGAATTTGGCTTCTAAATGCAAGCAGCGAAAAGAGAACCAAAAGACCAAAAAAGGATTTTTGAAGCATAGCGCAGCGAGGTTTTTCTTAGAACCCTTCAGCGGTTAAAGTAAACAAACACACCAACGAAAGGTCATTTCGGATAAAAATGGCCGAGTTTTGGCTTATTGGTTTGCCTTCAAGTCTGAAGCGACCATTTCTTCGATCATTTTTTCGAGGGTATAGACGGGTTCCCAGCCCAATTTTGTTTTTGCCTTGCTATAATCACCCAAGAGTAGGTCCACTTCTGTTGGACGGAAGTAGCGGGGATCCACCTCTATAACCACCTCGCCGGTATGGGCATTTCGACCTTTCTCGGTGACGCCTTCGCCCTCCCAAACCAGCGGAATGTCCACATGAGTAAAGGCTTGCTCGCAGAAATACCGTACCGTATGGGTTTTTCCGGTCGCCAAAACAAAGTCTTCGGGTTCATTGTGTTGCAAAATCCGCCACATGCCTTCCACATAATCGCGTGCATGTCCCCAATCGCGTTTTGCATCTAAGTTGCCTAAGAACAGTTTTTTTTCCAATCCCAATTTTATACGGGCGGCAGCACGGGTAATTTTCCGCGTTACAAAGGTCTCGCCCCGAACAGGACTTTCATGGTTAAACAAAATCCCATTGCAGGCATACATATTATATGCCTCGCGGTAGTTTACGGTAATCCAATAGGCATAGAGTTTTGCTACGGCATATGGGCTTCGCGGATAAAATGGGGTTCGCTCTGTTTGTGGCGTTTCTTGCACCTTGCCATAGAGTTCGCTGGTGGAGGCTTGGTAGAACCGCACTTTTTCCGTTAGCCCTAAAATCCGAATGGCTTCCAAAAGACGTAAGGTTCCGGTAGCATCGGAGTTTGCGGTATATTCCGGTGTT
Proteins encoded:
- the rsmI gene encoding 16S rRNA (cytidine(1402)-2'-O)-methyltransferase, with product MFVLYIVPTPIGNLEDITLRALNVLRDADVVACEDTRTSGVLLQHYKIETPRTSFHAFNEAGKVDFLISRLQQGETVALISDAGTPGISDPGFSLVRAAVQAGVLVEVLPGATAFVPALVVSGLPCDRFVFEGFLPVKKGRQTRMKGLAEEARTMVFYESPHRILKTLDGFVALFGPDRPACVARELSKKFEEVVRGTLSSVRAHFNNDAKVRGEFVLIIGGKPA
- the gmd gene encoding GDP-mannose 4,6-dehydratase, with protein sequence MSNQKKALVTGITGQDGSYLAELLLGKGYEVHGIKRRSSLFNTQRIDHLYEDPHTDTANLFLHYGDLTDATNLIRIVQEVQPDEIYNLAAQSHVQVSFETPEYTANSDATGTLRLLEAIRILGLTEKVRFYQASTSELYGKVQETPQTERTPFYPRSPYAVAKLYAYWITVNYREAYNMYACNGILFNHESPVRGETFVTRKITRAAARIKLGLEKKLFLGNLDAKRDWGHARDYVEGMWRILQHNEPEDFVLATGKTHTVRYFCEQAFTHVDIPLVWEGEGVTEKGRNAHTGEVVIEVDPRYFRPTEVDLLLGDYSKAKTKLGWEPVYTLEKMIEEMVASDLKANQ